Genomic DNA from bacterium:
AGAACAAATAGTCCGGGCTAAGAAAACAGAACATCAAATAGTAGTTGTTGTTTCTGCATTAGGCGATACGACGGATGACTTGATTGAATTAGCTCACCAAATTACTACTCTACCTGATGAACGGGAAATGGATATGTTATTATCCACTGGTGAGCAAATCTCCTGTGCCTTAATGAGTATTGCTTTAACCTCGATGGGGTGTCCTGCGGTATCTCTAAACGCTCAGCAAGTTGAGATTTTGACAGATAAAGCATACACTAAAGCCAAAATTCAAAAGGTAAGCACCGAGAGAATTCTAAAAGAACTAAAATCAGGTAAAATCGTGGTAGTTGCTGGATTTCAAGGCATTACAGAAGAAGGAGATATTACAACACTGGGTAGAGGGGGCTCAGATACAACCGCTGTGGCATTAGCCGCCGTATTAGATGCTGATGTTTGTGAAATATTTACGGATGTAGAAGGTGTCTATACGGCTGACCCAAGAATTGTTCCGGATGCTCGAAAGATAGAATTAATCTCTTATGAAGAGATGTTGGAATTAGCCAGTGCTGGGGCAAAGGTTCTTCAATCACGCTCTGTGGAAATGGCTAAGAAATTTGGAGTTAAAATTCATGTCAGGTCCAGTTTTAATGATTCACCTGGAACTATAGTTTGTGAGGAGGTAGCAGATATGGAAGAAATATTAGTCAGTGGGGTAACTTTAAATCTTGATGAAGCAAAGATTACTATTTTAGATGTGCCTGATAAACCGGGTATGGCCGCAAAAATATTTACGGCATTAAGTGACAAAAATACCAATGTCGATATGATTGTTCAAAGTGCCCCTTCAAATGAAACAAATGAAATCTCTTTTACCGTCAGTAAATCTGATCTAACCAGAGCAGTTAAAATTGTAGAGGAGGTGGCTAAACAAATAGGGGCAAAGGAAATAACTTCAGATGATAATGTTGCCAAGGTCTCTATTGTTGGAGTGGGTATGCGAAGTCATTCAGGGGTAGCGGCAAAGATGTTTTCTGTCCTGGCATCAAAAGGAATTAATCTTGATATGATTAGCACATCTGAGATAAAAATATCTTGCATTATTAAAAAAGACCGTGCAGAAGACGCAGTTAAGTTATTACATGAAGCCTTTAATCTGTCCCAAAAAAGGTAAGCATTCAGTCATTAATGAAGTTGCGGGATAATAAAAAACAAGTAACTATTCAACCACTGATTGACACGGATTAGCACGGATAAATAGCAGAGGACAGAGGGCAGAAGGCAGAAGGAGGAAAAAACCTTCAGCCTAATTACGGACACGGAA
This window encodes:
- a CDS encoding aspartate kinase; its protein translation is MGITVRKYGGSSVATPERIKKVAEQIVRAKKTEHQIVVVVSALGDTTDDLIELAHQITTLPDEREMDMLLSTGEQISCALMSIALTSMGCPAVSLNAQQVEILTDKAYTKAKIQKVSTERILKELKSGKIVVVAGFQGITEEGDITTLGRGGSDTTAVALAAVLDADVCEIFTDVEGVYTADPRIVPDARKIELISYEEMLELASAGAKVLQSRSVEMAKKFGVKIHVRSSFNDSPGTIVCEEVADMEEILVSGVTLNLDEAKITILDVPDKPGMAAKIFTALSDKNTNVDMIVQSAPSNETNEISFTVSKSDLTRAVKIVEEVAKQIGAKEITSDDNVAKVSIVGVGMRSHSGVAAKMFSVLASKGINLDMISTSEIKISCIIKKDRAEDAVKLLHEAFNLSQKR